In Parasegetibacter sp. NRK P23, the genomic stretch TGATTGAATGGTACGATTTTTACATTTTCGGAAGTTTATCCACCATCATTTCCCAAAAGTTTTTCCCGGGCACGAACCCTACGGCTGCCCTGCTTTCCACACTTGCCACCTTTGCCGCCGGCTTTATTGTGCGGCCTTTCGGCGCGCTTGTATTTGGCCGCCTTGGTGACCTGATTGGCAGAAAATATACTTTTCTCCTAACGCTTGTGCTCATGGGCGGCTCCACCTTCCTCATAGGATGCGTCCCTTCCTTTGAAAGCATTGGCTACTGGGCCCCGGCCCTCGTATTGCTGCTCCGGCTGCTGCAGGGATTGGCGTTAGGGGGAGAATACGGCGGCGCCGCGACTTACGTTGCCGAACATGCGCCAAAAGAGAAACGCGGATTTTATACCAGCTGGATCCAAACCACCGCCACACTGGGCTTGTTCGTATCCCTGGGTGTCATCCTTTCGATCCGTCGCATCGTAGGGGTGGATGAATTCGTGAACGGGAACGGCTGGCGTTATCCTTTCCTGGTATCCATTTTATTGGTGGTAGTCTCCATTTTCATCCGTTTAAAGATGAATGAGTCGCCGCTCTTCAGCAAGCTGAAAGCGGAAGGCAAAACATCCACCAACCCCCTGAAAGAGAGTTTCGGGAAAAAAGAGAACTTCAAAATGGTACTCCTGGCACTGTTTGGTGCCACCATGGGACAAGGCGTGATATGGTACACCAGCCAGTTCTACGCACAGAATTTCATTCTGACCGTTTGCAAGGTGGACTATGAGCAGGCCAATACCATCATTGGTATCGCTTTGCTCGCGGCCACGCCATTCTTCGTCATCTTCGGCTCCCTTTCCGATAAATTCGGCAGAAAGAACATCATGCTTACCGGGATGTTCCTGGGTGTGATCAGCTATTTTTCGCTGTTCGGTCAACTCCGTAATATCGCAGATACTACATTGAAAACCGTTGCTTCCAAAACTGCAGTGGCAGCAACAGGCGCCACTGTAACTACCTTCGCCGATGGCGGTTCTCTTACGGAAACGCCGAAAACCGTTGAAGGAACCATCACTTATGTAAAAAACGTGATCCTCTCTTCATCTGATCAGTGGAAAATGACCGGCTGGATCTTCATCATGGTATTGTTTGTAACCATGGTGTATGGCCCTATTGCGGCTTTCCTTGTTGAGTTGTTCCCTACCAAAATCAGGTATACCTCCATGTCGTTACCTTACCATATTGGTAACGGCGTATTCGGTGGACTTGTCCCTTTTATAGGTGTATTGATTTCAACGCTTCCGGGCGCTACGCCACTTTCAGGACTATGGTACCCTGTTGGTGTTGCCGCATTGAGCCTCATCATCGGCTGCCTCTACCTCAACAACCGGATCGATGAAAACGTAAATGATTAAACGAAACATCATGAACCAACTTAAAAAAACGCTTGGCCTGGTATGGATGCTGATCGCTCCGGCCCTTCTTTTCACGCTATTCATAGGAGCGGGCGTATATATTGATCCGAACGGGAAGGCCGAAATCAACCAACCGGTTCCCTGGATCATCATCATCGCCATTTTCTCTCCCATTGCTATTGGCTTCTTCCTTTTCGGATGGTATGCCTGGAAGGGAGAGTATGATAAATTACCAGAAAACTCCGAAGAAGTATAGCGGGAGCGATCACCCTATACTCAGGGACCGCGTTCCCGCGTCCTGCTTTCCATTTCAAAGAGCAGCCGATCGTGTTCTATCAACTGTTTCAGGTCATTTTCCTCCGGCAGGTAGAGCCTGTACTTGCTCGCGAACAGATGACTACTACCGGATAGCACAGAGTATTTCACAACGGTTTCATCTTTCTCCGTGCAGAGAATGATTCCGATGGTGGGATTATCGTCAAGTGCTCTTTTCAGGTCTTCATACATACGCACGTACATATCCATCTGGCCGATATCCTGGTGGGTGAGGCGCCCCTTCTTCAGGTCAATCAGCACAAAACACTTCAGGTAATAATTATAGAATACCAGGTCAACATAAAAGTCACCTGTTTCGGTAGAAAGGTGTTGCTGCCTTGCCACGAATGCGAAACCTTTGCCAAGTTCCATCAGAAATTGGTGCAGGTGTTTGAGCAATGCGGTTTCGAGGTCCTTTTCCGCAGGGACCTGCTCAGCCGATAACCCCAGGAACTCGAAAATGTAAGGGTCTTTGATGAATGCCCGGGCATCAGGTGGCAGTACACCATCTTTTGGGGTTGGGAATGCTTTTATTCTTTCAAAATAACCGCTGCTGATGTTTCGCTCCAGGGTTCTTGAGCTCCAGCCTCCGGAAACGCATTCTTCCATGTAAAAGTTGCGGGCCTTTTCATTTACAACCCTGGAAATCAAACGGTAATGCGTCCAGCTCAATTCGGTCCGCAGTGCGGACCGAATTGGAAATGCCTGATGAAAAGCTTTCATATTTCTCAGGCTTCGCTCGGCGTAGCCGCTTCCGAATTCTCTTTCAAGTTTGCCGGAAACATTTTTCAAAATACGGTCGCTGTACCTGCCCCTTGCTTTCCCTTTCCGCTCCTCTTCCACAATCAACTTCCCTATCTCCCAATATGTTTGGAGCAACAAAACATTCACGGCACGTAGCGTTTTTTCCCTTGCCCCAACAATCAATTCCCTGATCGATCCATACAACTCCTGCTCACTCATCTCTTTCAATTTTTACAAAGTTGCGCCTGATTTTAGGGCTAACATAATTTTCAAAGACAGAAAAACACGGTATCCCTACCGTTTTTTAACGGATGCTATCCGTATTTTCGTAGCAGAAGTAACCAATATGTCAATATCCATCGAGGCAGTCAGCAAGCACTACGGCACACAAAAAGCGGTCAACAACATCTCTTTCTCCCTGAAGCCCGGTGAGATCGTTGGTTTTCTCGGCCCGAATGGTGCCGGGAAATCCACCACCATGAAAATGATGACCGGTTATCTTCAGCCGGATGGCGGAAAAATAACCGTAAACGGCATTTCCGTGCAGGCTCAGCCACTGGAGGTGAAGAAAAAAATCGGTTACCTTCCCGAAGCAAATCCGCTGTATTATGACATGTATGTAAAGGAATACCTTCATTTCATTGCTGGTGTGCATGGATTGGGCAAAAAGACCAAAGAACGCGTAAACGCCGTGATCGCCATGACGGGCCTCACTCCGGAAAGCCATAAAAAAACAGGGCAGCTTTCCAAAGGGTATAAACAGCGGGTGGGACTAGCCGCGGCCCTGATCCACGATCCGGAAGTGCTGATATTGGATGAACCCACATCCGGCCTTGACCCCAACCAGATCATTGAGATCAGGGAAGTGATCCGGAGCCTGGGGCAACAAAAGACCATTCTTTTCAGCACGCATATTCTGCAGGAAGTGGAGGCACTTTGTGAAAGAGTGATCATTATTAATAAGGGAGAACTGGTTGCGGACGCGCCGCTTTCAGACCTGAAAAACACCAATGGCGACCAGCAGCGACTTCGCGTAAATTTTGGCGAACCACTGGAAGCCGAATGGCTGCTCCGCCTCCCGGATACCCTTTCCGCAGAAAAAACAGATGCCCACACCTGGCTGCTCACTACTTCCAGCCCCGAAAAACTCCGGAAGCAAATCCTTGAACTGGCTTTGCAGCACAACCTGAATATCGTTTCTTTGCAAAGCGAAAACGGAAAACTGGAAGACATCTTCCGGGAACTCACTGCTCAAAACAAACCGCAATAAATTAGTCAAAACAAATCAACAACAACATGAGCTACATTGCAGACATTCATGCAAGACAAATCCTGGACAGCCGCGGTAACCCCACCGTGGAGGTTGACGTTATAACCGAAAACGGACACATGGGCCGTGCCGCCGTGCCATCCGGCGCCAGCACCGGTATTCATGAGGCCGTGGAACTGAGAGACAACGACAAAGCCGTTTACATGGGCAAAGGCGTACTCCAGGCCGTGAAGAATGTAAATGAAGTGATCGCTGAACAACTGATCGGCTGGAGCGTGAACGACCAGGCCGGCATCGACAAAAAACTCATCGAACTCGACGGAACCGACAATAAAGGCAAACTGGGCGCCAACGCCATGCTCGCCGTTTCCATGGCAGTGGCCAAAGCCGCAGCCCTCGAAAGCAACCTGCCCCTCTTCCGCTACCTCGGCGGTGTGAACAGCACCGTGCTGCCCATGCCCCTGATGAACATCCTGAACGGTGGCGCACATGCCGATAATAAAATTGATTACCAGGAGTTTATGATCGTTCCGGTTGGCGCGACCTCTTTCAGCGAAGGCCTGCGTTGGGGCGTGGAAATTTTCCACCACCTGAAAAGCGTACTCAAGAAAAAAGGTTACAGCACCAACGTAGGTGACGAAGGTGGTTTCGCTCCCAACATCCAGAGCAACGAAGAGGCCATCGAAACAGTTCTGGCCGCCATCGAAGCCGCAGGCTTCAAACCTGGCGAGCAGATCGGTATCGCACTCGACGCCGCCTCCTCCGAAATGTGGAAAGAAGACGAAAAAGTATACCACTTCCACAAGAGCGACGGCAAAAAACTCACCGTTGACCAAATGGTGCAGTATTGGGTAGAATGGTGCTCCAAATACCCCATCATTTCTATCGAAGACGGCATGGCTGAAGAAGACTGGGATGGCTGGAAAAAACTCACCGACGCCCTCGGTAAAAAAGTACAACTCGTTGGAGATGACCTGTTTGTAACCAATACAAAAATTCTGAAAAGAGGTATCGACAACGGTGTCGCCAACAGCATCCTGATCAAAGTAAACCAGATCGGAACACTCACAGAAACCATCAATGCCGTACAACTGGCCCAGAAAAATGGTTATACCACCATTATGAGCCACCGTTCCGGCGAAACTGAAGATACTACCATCGCCGACCTGGCCGTGGCCCTGAACTGCGGACAAATTAAAACCGGAAGCGCCAGCCGTACCGACCGTATGGCCAAGTACAACCAGTTGATCCGCATCGAAGAGGCACTGGAAGCCAACGCGATCTACCCCAACGGGCAGATCAGGTTCGGCAGCAAATAAACGGAACTGATAAGGGAGAAGGTGTTTCTTTACCGGAACGCTTTCTCTTCTTTCTAAAATCCTCGAAATGAAAATATTAGAACGTATTCCATCCTGGCTGAAGAACAAATACATGATCGCCCTGATCGTGTTCGCCGTATGGGTACTGTTCTTCGACCGGAACGATATCATCACCCAAACAGAAAGACGTTCCGAACTCAGGGACCTACAGCAAAGCAAAGCTTATTACGAACAGGAGATCAGTCTTACCAACAAAGAACTCCGCCAGCTCGACTCTAATCCCGCCCTCCTTGAAAAATACGCCAGGGAGAAATATTTCATGAAAAAGCCAAACGAAGAACTCTTCGTGATGCCAACACCGGAAGCCTCCGTTAAAAAATAGTTATCTGTTGGGCAATATCCCATACTGACCACCGTTAATATACCGGACTATCCTGAAGCTGGACCCTTCAGGAATTTTTGGACATAAATAGGTTTGCCTAATGACCACTTTTACACCCGAGGATTTACTTTTGTTCCTATACAAAGAAAGTTCTCCCGCATTAACAGGCGCCATAGAACAAGCACTCCAGGAAGATTGGACCCTGAGAGAGAAAATGGCCGTGTTAAAAGATGCGCACGAAAGGATGGAGCGCCTGCTAACAGCTCCTAGGACAGCATCGGTATTGAATATACTGAACTACGCCCGTAACACAGAACCCATAACTGCACACGAGTAACCAAACCAATTCCGGTTTTTCAGCTACTTTCGTGGTTATACAGGAATAAAGTATGACCAGGAAGGAAAGATACGAAGGTGTGATCCGCTATTTTCAGGAACACATCCCGCAGGCTGAAACCGAACTTATTTACGACAATCCCTACCAGTTACTGGTAGCTGTGATTTTATCCGCTCAATGCACCGATAAACGCGTTAACCTGACCACGCCTGCTATCTTCAGGCGGTATCCCGACGCGGAAAGTTTATCGAAAGCCAGTGTTGAAGACATTTTCGCCCTCATCAGGAGTATCTCTTATCCCAACAACAAGAGCAAGCACCTGATCGGGATGGCACAAAAACTCATGAACGAGTTCAATGGTGAAGTACCGCTTACCGTAAATGAACTCGTCACACTTCCCGGCGTGGGGCGGAAAACCGCTAATGTAATTACCTCGGTGATCGACCAGCAGCCCAATATGGCCGTGGACACCCATGTGTTCAGGGTTTCCGCAAGGATCGGGTTAACCGTAAACGCAAAAACACCGCTTGCAGCGGAGAAACAGCTTATCAAATTTATTCCTTCCGAACTGGTGCACAAAGCACACCACTGGATTATCCTGCACGGAAGGTATGTTTGTGTGGCAAGAAATCCGAAATGCCACGCGTGCGGCATTACAGAATTTTGTAAATTCTACCAGCAACAAAAGAAAAAACAGGTATCTTCTTAATTCAAGCTGGTTCTATGCTGCAATTGCCGGCCTCTTACATCAGGGAATACAAGAACTTCATCTACGGCCACTACCTCAGTGAGGGCGTGCGCATTACTGTGGGCGTGGTGCTTCCTGCTGTAATTTTCAGCTACTTCGGCGCATTGGAAACGGGCATTGTGGTATCGCTGGGGGCCATGTGCGCCAGCATTCCAGACAATCCAGGCCCTATTCACCACCGGAAAAACGCCATGGTGGTATGTTTCATCCTTACCTCCTGTTGCGCCTTTATCACCGGCGTTGTGGCCTTCTCCCCCGTTTTGCTTGGCGCCTGGGTTGCCGCAGCAGCATTTATATTCTCCATGATCGGCGTATTCAACACCCGGAGCATGGCTATTGGAACGGCGGTGTTGCTGGTGATGGTACTGAATATCGACGAGAAAAGAACTTTGGAGGACGCGGCCATTCACGCGGCCTACATCTTCGGGGGCGGATTGTGGTACACGCTCTTGAGTCTTGGACTATACAGCATTCGGCCCTATAAACTCACCCAGCAGGCCATGGGCGATTGTATTCAGGCCACCGCCAATTACCTGCACGCCAAAGCCGCGTTCTACAGCAAAAATGTGGATTACGACGCCGCTTATAGAAAATTACTGGAAGAACAAATCATCGTGCACGAGAAGCAGGACCTCGTAAGGGAAATGCTTTTTAAAAGCCGCGATATCGTGCGGGAGTCCACACCGCAAGGCAGAATTCTCGTGATGATCTTCCTCGATGTGGTGGATCTTTTTGAACGCGCCATGACCTCCCACCAGGATTACCGCGCCCTCCACCAGGCTTTCGATCAGCATGCCATTCTCCACCATTACCAATCCCTGATCTATCAGTTAACAGATGAACTGGATAGAATAGGAATCGCACTCAAAAGCGGTTTCCCTTCCACGCCTACCGATCTGCTGTCCAAAAAAACGGAGAAAGTGAACCAACTCTTCTTTCAGCTCCGGGATGAACACCGTACCGCTGAAAACGTGGAGGCATTTATTTCACTCAGGCACATCCTCGACAGCATTGAAGACATTGCCGGCAGAATCTACACCCTGCACCAGTACACCACTTTCGACCCCGCACTCAGCAAGCAATTCAAAGAACCGGATTACGATCGCTTCGTTACCCACCAGGCCATCGACCTGCGGTTGCTGCTGTCCAACCTCACCTTGCAGTCCAACACTTTCCGGCATGCCGTCAGGGTGAGCGTGGCCACTTTCGCAGGTTACCTTATATCGCTGATCCTTCCGTTCGGACACAGTTATTGGATATTGCTCACCATCATCGTGATCCTGAAACCCGCTTACAGTCTTACCAAGAAAAGAAACGGGGAACGACTGATCGGCACCATTGCCGGAGCGGCCATCGGTTTACTGCTGTTGTATTTCATCCAGGATAAAAACATCCTGCTGGCCATTATGATTTTCCTGATGATCGGAACATTCAGTTTCATGCGCGCTAAATACCTGCTGAGCGTGGTGTTGATGACACCATATATCCTCATACTTTTTCACCTGCTCTTCCCGGGAGACTTCAGAACCCTGCTCACGGAAAGAGTAATCGATACGGCCATTGGTTCCGCCATCGCGTTCCTCGCGAATTATTTCCTGGTACCTGCCTGGGAATACACACAGATCAGACAGTATATGATCCGCGCCATCCACGATAACCGGGAATATTTTAAAGTGATCGCCGGCGCATTTGCCGGGAAGCCTTATACCAATACGGAATACAAATTATCCAGGAAGAACGCGTTCGTATCACTCGCCAACCTTACCGATGCCTTTAACCGGATGATGTCGGAACCCGTGCACCAACAAAAGAACAGCAAGGAAATGCACCAGTTCGTAGTGCTCAACCATGTGCTCACTTCACACATCGCTACCGTATCCTACTATGCGCAGCCATTGGCGCAACAATACCAGAAACCGGTATTGCAGCAACTGACCACAGCATTGAACCATCAACTGGAAGACATTGAAAAGAAACTGAACGGCGTTCCCATCAATAAACAACTGGCGGAGGATGCTTCTCCCACCCAACAGGCATTGAAACAGTTGAACCATGAAGTGATGCAACTGAAGCAGGAAAGAAGTATAGAACTGGGGAAAGGTGTGGCGGATAGCCCGGTGCGGAAAACACTATCTGAGTATAAATCCATCGCCGACCAGTTCATCTTCATCGCCCGTACCGTGGAGGAGTTGGGTAAGAATGTGGGTGGACATACCGGTGCCCCCGCTACAGAGATGGCACCCGCAGCCCACCCTTAAGGTTGAACAAATGCGTCCAACCAAAGCGGGCTTCGAGCCGCTGAATGGCGATACCGCTCCTGATGCCTTTTCTGCAATAAACAATCACGGGAACATCTTGCGGAATCTCGGTATACCGTTGCATGATTTCTCCCAGCGGAATCCATATTCCACCAATATTGTACGCGTCTCTTTCTGCTGCTTCGCGCACATCCAGTAAAGCGAATGGTTCACCTTTCTGCTCCAGCGCCTTCCATTCCTCCCAACTCAGCTCTTTCATCAGTCAAGGTCCTGGTTGATGCGGGTGAGTCGCAGGTTACTTACGGGAGACACGATGAGCGGGAATTTTTCGATCACCACATTAGAGGTATCGAGCCCGAAGCCGCGTTCTTCCGACAAACTGATCTCTTTGATCCAGAAATACAGTTTCATGATAATGCGCTCGAAGAACGGCAGTTCGTTGTCCTGGGAAAGGTATTTCTCCATCACAATAAACTGGAAATCGCCCACCACATTGTTCTTCTCCAGGGATTCGTAGCGGCTGGTGATGTTCACTTCCTTGTTCTTCACCAGGTCTTCCACCACTTTCCGGAACATGAGGTTGATGCGTTGCTGTACGCGGAAACCGAGCCTGAACTCCACGCGGATAATGTCGTTGGGAATGATATGGTCCACGGAATATTCGCAGGTATAGGGGTCATCGAGCGTGTCTACGTGTACGAACCAGTAAATATCGGAGCGTTTGGGTTTTCTGTTGAGAATCGAATAAATAATCTTGTGCTCAATCTCCTTAGGATTATTCGCCGAAGTGAGGTACACCAGGTGTGTGGCGTATTTGGGAACGGATTTATCGTTACTCAGTTCCTGGATCATGGGAATATACTGGTCGAGGCGTACAAATTCCACGTAACGGTTCTTAATTTTCCGGGAGCGGTACCAGGTGTACATAATGAGGAACATCACACCGCCGATCATCAGCGTAATATAGCCGCCATGTGTGAATTTGATGAGGTTGGCCACCAGGAAAGACGATTCGATCACGATATATACCACGAGAAAAAGATAGATCAGAAAGGCGGGCACTCTTTTGGAAACGAGGTAGTTGGCGAAAAGAATAGTGGTAGAAAGCATACACAGCGTGATGGCGAGTCCATAAGCCGCTTCCATACTGGAAGAACGCTGAAAATACAGCACCACGCCGCAACAACCGAGGTACAGCAATATGTTCACACCCGGTATAAAAAGCTGTCCTTTTTCTTCTGAAGGATAGTTCACCTTCATGCGGGGCCAGAGGTTGAGCCGCATGGCTTCCGAGATCAGGGTGAAGGAACCTGAGATCATGGCCTGGCTCGCGATGATGGCAGCGGAAGTCGCAATCACGATACCGATGATCACGAACCATTGGGGCATCAGGTCGTAAAACGCGTTCAGTCCCAGGGCATCATTCACGAATTTGCCGTTGTGGTGTGAAAGCAGGTTGGCCGCCTGACCAATATAGTTAACGAGCAAACAGGTTTTCACAAATATCCAGGAGATGCGGATATTCCCTCTTCCGCAGTGCCCAAGATCCGAATACAGCGCTTCAGCACCTGTGGTACATAGAAATACGGCGCCCAGCACCCAGAAACCGGCGGGATACGTAACGAGGAACTGAATGGCGTAATGCGGGCTGAAAGCTTTTAGCACGGAAAGATCATCTGCGAAATGGTAGATGCCCAAACCCGCCAGCATAAGGAACCACAAAGACATGATGGGTCCGAAGAGGCGCCCGATGGAATGCGTTCCGAATTGCTGCATGAAAAAGAAAAGCGTCAGGATACCCAGTACGATATATACGATGGTCATCCTTTCGATATCGTGCAGGGCGGGAATCTGTTTAAGGCCCTCAATGGCAGAAGTAATCGAGATGGGTGGGGTAATAATGCCGTCCGAAAGCAGGGCAGCCCCGCCGATCATGGCCGGGATCACCAGCCATTTTTTTCGTCTACGCACCAGGGCGTACAGCGAAAACGTTCCGCCTTCCCCCTTGTTATCGGCCCGGAGGGTGAGGATCACGTACTTGACGGTGGTTTGAAGCGTGATGGTCCAGATGATGCAGGAAAGGCTCCCCAGGATCAGGTCTTCTGAAATTACTTTCTCGTTGATGATGGCGTTGAAAACGTAGAGAGGAGATGTTCCGATGTCGCCGTAAATAATACCCAGCGCCACTAAAAGGCCCGCTGCGGTAACTTTGTTCAGTTGTTTGCCCACGTTGCTGTGTTGTTGGAATATGGAACAAAGGTATACTGTTCGGCGATATTTCAAAAAGCGTTTCCGGACCGCTTTTTGAGAAAGTTTAACACAGTTTATATACAACCCGGCGGGGCCATATTTCGTTTACCAGTATATTCATTGCCGTGGCCAGCAGACCCATCCGCCCGAAATGTGCCGACAATGCTCTACATTTATCGTATAAACACAGGAATTATGAACATCAGATGCTTGTTAACGCTTACCCTGGCTTTGTGTTTTTCACTCACGGAAAGTTTTTCCCAAAGGATTTCCTATTCTGAACCGGAAAGGGAAGACAGTAAGCGCACGAATTTTGAGATCATCGGCAAGCTCGGCAACAATTACCTCGTGTTTAAGAACAACCGCGCCGAAAACGCCATCAGCGTGTATGATAATGATATGAAACTGCTCGAAAGAGTGAACCAGGATTATATGCCCGACCGGGTAATCAACGTGGACTTCGTT encodes the following:
- a CDS encoding KUP/HAK/KT family potassium transporter, whose translation is MGKQLNKVTAAGLLVALGIIYGDIGTSPLYVFNAIINEKVISEDLILGSLSCIIWTITLQTTVKYVILTLRADNKGEGGTFSLYALVRRRKKWLVIPAMIGGAALLSDGIITPPISITSAIEGLKQIPALHDIERMTIVYIVLGILTLFFFMQQFGTHSIGRLFGPIMSLWFLMLAGLGIYHFADDLSVLKAFSPHYAIQFLVTYPAGFWVLGAVFLCTTGAEALYSDLGHCGRGNIRISWIFVKTCLLVNYIGQAANLLSHHNGKFVNDALGLNAFYDLMPQWFVIIGIVIATSAAIIASQAMISGSFTLISEAMRLNLWPRMKVNYPSEEKGQLFIPGVNILLYLGCCGVVLYFQRSSSMEAAYGLAITLCMLSTTILFANYLVSKRVPAFLIYLFLVVYIVIESSFLVANLIKFTHGGYITLMIGGVMFLIMYTWYRSRKIKNRYVEFVRLDQYIPMIQELSNDKSVPKYATHLVYLTSANNPKEIEHKIIYSILNRKPKRSDIYWFVHVDTLDDPYTCEYSVDHIIPNDIIRVEFRLGFRVQQRINLMFRKVVEDLVKNKEVNITSRYESLEKNNVVGDFQFIVMEKYLSQDNELPFFERIIMKLYFWIKEISLSEERGFGLDTSNVVIEKFPLIVSPVSNLRLTRINQDLD
- a CDS encoding FUSC family membrane protein, translating into MLQLPASYIREYKNFIYGHYLSEGVRITVGVVLPAVIFSYFGALETGIVVSLGAMCASIPDNPGPIHHRKNAMVVCFILTSCCAFITGVVAFSPVLLGAWVAAAAFIFSMIGVFNTRSMAIGTAVLLVMVLNIDEKRTLEDAAIHAAYIFGGGLWYTLLSLGLYSIRPYKLTQQAMGDCIQATANYLHAKAAFYSKNVDYDAAYRKLLEEQIIVHEKQDLVREMLFKSRDIVRESTPQGRILVMIFLDVVDLFERAMTSHQDYRALHQAFDQHAILHHYQSLIYQLTDELDRIGIALKSGFPSTPTDLLSKKTEKVNQLFFQLRDEHRTAENVEAFISLRHILDSIEDIAGRIYTLHQYTTFDPALSKQFKEPDYDRFVTHQAIDLRLLLSNLTLQSNTFRHAVRVSVATFAGYLISLILPFGHSYWILLTIIVILKPAYSLTKKRNGERLIGTIAGAAIGLLLLYFIQDKNILLAIMIFLMIGTFSFMRAKYLLSVVLMTPYILILFHLLFPGDFRTLLTERVIDTAIGSAIAFLANYFLVPAWEYTQIRQYMIRAIHDNREYFKVIAGAFAGKPYTNTEYKLSRKNAFVSLANLTDAFNRMMSEPVHQQKNSKEMHQFVVLNHVLTSHIATVSYYAQPLAQQYQKPVLQQLTTALNHQLEDIEKKLNGVPINKQLAEDASPTQQALKQLNHEVMQLKQERSIELGKGVADSPVRKTLSEYKSIADQFIFIARTVEELGKNVGGHTGAPATEMAPAAHP
- a CDS encoding MFS transporter; the protein is MPAPKGIWKVITASSVGTLIEWYDFYIFGSLSTIISQKFFPGTNPTAALLSTLATFAAGFIVRPFGALVFGRLGDLIGRKYTFLLTLVLMGGSTFLIGCVPSFESIGYWAPALVLLLRLLQGLALGGEYGGAATYVAEHAPKEKRGFYTSWIQTTATLGLFVSLGVILSIRRIVGVDEFVNGNGWRYPFLVSILLVVVSIFIRLKMNESPLFSKLKAEGKTSTNPLKESFGKKENFKMVLLALFGATMGQGVIWYTSQFYAQNFILTVCKVDYEQANTIIGIALLAATPFFVIFGSLSDKFGRKNIMLTGMFLGVISYFSLFGQLRNIADTTLKTVASKTAVAATGATVTTFADGGSLTETPKTVEGTITYVKNVILSSSDQWKMTGWIFIMVLFVTMVYGPIAAFLVELFPTKIRYTSMSLPYHIGNGVFGGLVPFIGVLISTLPGATPLSGLWYPVGVAALSLIIGCLYLNNRIDENVND
- the eno gene encoding phosphopyruvate hydratase, with amino-acid sequence MSYIADIHARQILDSRGNPTVEVDVITENGHMGRAAVPSGASTGIHEAVELRDNDKAVYMGKGVLQAVKNVNEVIAEQLIGWSVNDQAGIDKKLIELDGTDNKGKLGANAMLAVSMAVAKAAALESNLPLFRYLGGVNSTVLPMPLMNILNGGAHADNKIDYQEFMIVPVGATSFSEGLRWGVEIFHHLKSVLKKKGYSTNVGDEGGFAPNIQSNEEAIETVLAAIEAAGFKPGEQIGIALDAASSEMWKEDEKVYHFHKSDGKKLTVDQMVQYWVEWCSKYPIISIEDGMAEEDWDGWKKLTDALGKKVQLVGDDLFVTNTKILKRGIDNGVANSILIKVNQIGTLTETINAVQLAQKNGYTTIMSHRSGETEDTTIADLAVALNCGQIKTGSASRTDRMAKYNQLIRIEEALEANAIYPNGQIRFGSK
- the nth gene encoding endonuclease III; the encoded protein is MTRKERYEGVIRYFQEHIPQAETELIYDNPYQLLVAVILSAQCTDKRVNLTTPAIFRRYPDAESLSKASVEDIFALIRSISYPNNKSKHLIGMAQKLMNEFNGEVPLTVNELVTLPGVGRKTANVITSVIDQQPNMAVDTHVFRVSARIGLTVNAKTPLAAEKQLIKFIPSELVHKAHHWIILHGRYVCVARNPKCHACGITEFCKFYQQQKKKQVSS
- the gldA gene encoding gliding motility-associated ABC transporter ATP-binding subunit GldA; the protein is MSISIEAVSKHYGTQKAVNNISFSLKPGEIVGFLGPNGAGKSTTMKMMTGYLQPDGGKITVNGISVQAQPLEVKKKIGYLPEANPLYYDMYVKEYLHFIAGVHGLGKKTKERVNAVIAMTGLTPESHKKTGQLSKGYKQRVGLAAALIHDPEVLILDEPTSGLDPNQIIEIREVIRSLGQQKTILFSTHILQEVEALCERVIIINKGELVADAPLSDLKNTNGDQQRLRVNFGEPLEAEWLLRLPDTLSAEKTDAHTWLLTTSSPEKLRKQILELALQHNLNIVSLQSENGKLEDIFRELTAQNKPQ
- a CDS encoding septum formation initiator family protein, with the protein product MKILERIPSWLKNKYMIALIVFAVWVLFFDRNDIITQTERRSELRDLQQSKAYYEQEISLTNKELRQLDSNPALLEKYAREKYFMKKPNEELFVMPTPEASVKK
- a CDS encoding rhodanese-like domain-containing protein, with product MKELSWEEWKALEQKGEPFALLDVREAAERDAYNIGGIWIPLGEIMQRYTEIPQDVPVIVYCRKGIRSGIAIQRLEARFGWTHLFNLKGGLRVPSL
- a CDS encoding YhcG family protein; the encoded protein is MSEQELYGSIRELIVGAREKTLRAVNVLLLQTYWEIGKLIVEEERKGKARGRYSDRILKNVSGKLEREFGSGYAERSLRNMKAFHQAFPIRSALRTELSWTHYRLISRVVNEKARNFYMEECVSGGWSSRTLERNISSGYFERIKAFPTPKDGVLPPDARAFIKDPYIFEFLGLSAEQVPAEKDLETALLKHLHQFLMELGKGFAFVARQQHLSTETGDFYVDLVFYNYYLKCFVLIDLKKGRLTHQDIGQMDMYVRMYEDLKRALDDNPTIGIILCTEKDETVVKYSVLSGSSHLFASKYRLYLPEENDLKQLIEHDRLLFEMESRTRERGP
- a CDS encoding DUF6814 family protein, translated to MNQLKKTLGLVWMLIAPALLFTLFIGAGVYIDPNGKAEINQPVPWIIIIAIFSPIAIGFFLFGWYAWKGEYDKLPENSEEV